Proteins co-encoded in one Cytobacillus sp. NJ13 genomic window:
- a CDS encoding class II aldolase/adducin family protein, with protein MAVQNTYISDQEAKELICEIGRRVYNKNFVAANDGNISIKVGDHELWTTPTGVSKGFMTPEMMVKVDLSGNVIEGNLKPSSEVKMHLRVYQENLEAKAVVHAHPPVATSFAIAGISLEKPVSPEAIVLLGKVPVAPYATPGTQEVPDSIAPYCRDYNAVLLANHGALTWGRDITEAYFRMESLEHYALMLLYSEHIMQKSNELSTGQIADLISIREKMGINTGGIPVPGSEKKIRTAPGLPEEMIESIVRKVTEEVLKNVLK; from the coding sequence ATGGCTGTTCAAAATACATATATAAGCGATCAGGAAGCAAAGGAGCTGATCTGCGAAATCGGCAGAAGAGTGTACAATAAAAACTTCGTTGCAGCTAACGACGGGAATATCTCCATTAAGGTGGGCGACCATGAACTCTGGACAACACCAACCGGAGTAAGCAAAGGATTTATGACCCCAGAAATGATGGTCAAAGTGGATCTTTCAGGCAATGTGATTGAGGGCAATCTGAAGCCTTCATCCGAAGTAAAGATGCACCTCAGAGTGTATCAGGAAAATCTAGAAGCAAAAGCAGTTGTCCATGCCCATCCGCCTGTGGCCACTTCGTTTGCCATAGCCGGAATCAGCCTTGAAAAACCTGTATCACCGGAAGCGATCGTCCTTCTTGGCAAAGTGCCGGTTGCCCCGTATGCCACACCGGGTACACAGGAAGTGCCCGATTCAATTGCCCCATATTGCAGGGATTACAATGCCGTTCTTCTTGCAAACCATGGCGCACTAACCTGGGGCAGGGACATCACAGAGGCCTATTTTCGGATGGAGTCACTGGAACACTATGCACTTATGCTGCTGTATTCCGAACACATCATGCAGAAGTCAAACGAACTAAGCACAGGACAAATTGCAGATCTGATCTCAATCCGTGAGAAAATGGGCATTAATACAGGCGGAATACCGGTTCCGGGAAGTGAAAAGAAAATCCGGACAGCCCCCGGCCTGCCGGAAGAAATGATCGAGAGCATTGTTCGAAAAGTAACGGAAGAAGTCTTGAAAAACGTTTTAAAATAG
- a CDS encoding VOC family protein, with the protein MFTRIDTVFLQVTDFGKAIKWYSTVLGFPVRWRDDQGGYAALEIGETPLTLVRSEKVIPSSHMPFNFYVSDIDEAHQHLARHKVKTGPIQDDGTVKWFEFEDPDGNKLGVCHFKE; encoded by the coding sequence ATGTTTACAAGAATCGATACAGTCTTTCTGCAGGTAACTGATTTTGGAAAAGCCATTAAATGGTACAGCACAGTGCTTGGTTTCCCGGTAAGATGGAGGGATGACCAGGGAGGGTATGCAGCCTTGGAAATCGGGGAAACTCCTCTAACCCTTGTCCGCTCTGAAAAAGTAATTCCTTCCTCCCATATGCCATTTAACTTTTATGTTTCCGATATTGATGAAGCACATCAGCATCTGGCAAGGCATAAGGTGAAAACCGGTCCAATCCAGGATGACGGAACGGTAAAGTGGTTTGAGTTTGAAGATCCTGACGGCAATAAGCTGGGCGTATGCCATTTTAAAGAATAA
- a CDS encoding zinc-dependent alcohol dehydrogenase has translation MRAVTYQGAKDIQVKNVEDPRIEKRDDIIVRITSTAICGSDLHLYQGNMPLRPGYVIGHEPMGIVEETGPDVTRVKKGDRVVIPFNVSCGHCHYCQHDMESQCDNSNPHNDSGGYFGYTEKYGNHPGGQAEFLKVPFGNFMPFVIPESCELEDESLLFLSDVLPTAYWSVEHSGVKAGDTVVVLGCGPIGLMTQKFAWMKGAKRVIAVDHLDYRLNHAKLINDVEVYDFTKYDDMGVYLKEITQGGADVVIDCVGMDGKKSAVEKIEQKLKLQGGTLGPIQIATKAVRKFGTVQLTGVYGLTYNMFPLEEFFSRNITIKMGQAPVVHYMPELFEKITNKEFDPKSIITHQIPLEEADRAYKIFNDHEDDCIKVILKP, from the coding sequence ATGAGAGCTGTTACCTACCAGGGAGCGAAAGATATTCAAGTGAAAAATGTCGAGGATCCCAGAATTGAAAAACGGGATGATATCATTGTCCGAATCACGTCAACTGCCATATGCGGATCGGACCTTCATTTATATCAGGGAAATATGCCATTGCGGCCAGGCTATGTTATCGGGCATGAACCCATGGGAATCGTGGAGGAGACAGGTCCTGATGTGACACGGGTAAAAAAAGGCGACAGGGTGGTCATCCCGTTTAATGTGTCGTGCGGGCATTGCCACTATTGCCAGCATGATATGGAAAGCCAGTGTGATAATTCGAACCCGCATAATGATTCAGGCGGTTACTTTGGCTATACCGAGAAATACGGAAACCATCCGGGCGGCCAGGCAGAGTTTCTAAAGGTGCCGTTTGGCAATTTCATGCCATTTGTTATCCCGGAATCGTGCGAGCTGGAGGATGAATCACTGCTCTTTTTATCGGATGTGCTGCCGACAGCTTATTGGAGCGTGGAACATTCAGGCGTTAAAGCGGGAGACACGGTCGTCGTCCTCGGCTGCGGTCCCATCGGGTTAATGACCCAGAAATTTGCCTGGATGAAAGGCGCTAAACGGGTAATTGCAGTAGATCATCTCGATTACCGCCTCAATCACGCCAAGCTCATCAATGATGTGGAAGTCTATGATTTTACGAAATATGATGACATGGGAGTTTATCTAAAAGAAATTACCCAGGGCGGAGCTGATGTCGTCATTGATTGCGTCGGCATGGACGGGAAGAAATCCGCTGTGGAAAAAATCGAACAGAAGCTTAAGCTCCAGGGCGGAACGCTTGGCCCGATCCAAATCGCGACGAAAGCAGTCCGTAAATTTGGAACTGTCCAGCTTACCGGTGTGTACGGGCTGACTTATAATATGTTCCCGCTGGAGGAATTTTTCTCGAGAAATATCACCATTAAAATGGGCCAGGCTCCCGTTGTGCACTATATGCCTGAGCTATTCGAAAAAATAACGAATAAGGAATTCGATCCGAAGTCTATCATTACTCATCAGATTCCGCTCGAAGAAGCTGATCGGGCGTATAAGATTTTTAATGACCATGAAGATGACTGCATTAAAGTTATCTTAAAACCTTAA
- a CDS encoding twin-arginine translocase TatA/TatE family subunit has product MLSNIGIPGLIIVLVLALIIFGPSKLPEIGRAFGTTLKEFKKSTRELVSDEQPEEKKKELL; this is encoded by the coding sequence ATGCTATCAAATATCGGGATACCAGGATTGATAATTGTTCTTGTGCTGGCTCTGATCATTTTCGGCCCATCCAAGCTTCCAGAAATCGGCAGGGCATTCGGCACAACCCTGAAAGAATTCAAGAAATCCACACGCGAACTTGTTTCCGACGAACAGCCGGAAGAAAAGAAAAAAGAATTGCTATAA
- a CDS encoding MFS transporter, translating to MIKQTKRNLMIMWFANFFVAGSMTMVLPFISLYIESFGDHSPTYVQHWSGWTFAITFVTAFLFSPVWGRIGDLFGRKKILILSGIGMGISIFLMGYVTNVWQLFFLRLFTGIFTGFIGMSQAFISTQTPKEIAGSVMGTLQTGSITGSLMGPLLGGVLADLFGFADTFKWTSIAIFVSAFLVFFTKEHKVQTKKGEKTRYSSKAVIQHIISNPVLLTVMLISTLVQIAHFSIQPILSLYVSELHGPENLAFFAGIAFSAAGLGNLLMARQWGKIGDQHGYIKTLVILLFLAGVFYLPGGFVSNMWQLVLVRFALGITIGGIIPVRIAYIRQEAPVAMQGEVLGYNTSLRFFGNIIGPVIGGLVSGYLGFSAVFVVTSLLLILSGLILLGAMNRHPKLAKDSY from the coding sequence ATGATAAAACAGACGAAAAGAAATTTAATGATCATGTGGTTTGCCAATTTTTTTGTGGCAGGCAGCATGACGATGGTGCTTCCCTTTATTTCGTTATATATAGAAAGCTTTGGCGACCATTCTCCAACCTATGTGCAGCATTGGTCAGGGTGGACGTTTGCGATCACATTTGTGACTGCGTTTCTTTTTTCACCTGTCTGGGGAAGAATCGGGGACCTATTTGGGCGCAAGAAAATATTGATTCTGTCAGGAATCGGTATGGGCATATCCATATTCCTGATGGGGTACGTGACAAACGTATGGCAGCTGTTTTTTCTCAGGCTGTTTACGGGAATTTTTACAGGCTTCATCGGAATGTCCCAGGCGTTTATTTCCACGCAGACTCCGAAGGAAATTGCCGGCAGTGTGATGGGGACACTGCAGACCGGAAGCATTACAGGTTCATTGATGGGCCCTCTTCTCGGCGGAGTCCTCGCTGATTTATTCGGATTTGCAGATACCTTTAAATGGACCTCCATCGCCATCTTTGTTTCTGCCTTTCTTGTCTTTTTTACAAAAGAACACAAAGTTCAAACAAAAAAGGGCGAGAAAACAAGGTATTCAAGCAAGGCAGTCATCCAGCATATTATCAGCAATCCCGTCCTGCTGACAGTAATGCTGATATCAACCCTTGTTCAAATCGCACACTTCAGCATCCAGCCTATATTATCTTTATATGTCAGTGAATTGCATGGACCGGAAAATCTGGCGTTCTTTGCGGGAATTGCTTTTTCGGCTGCAGGGCTTGGCAATCTGCTGATGGCCAGGCAATGGGGAAAAATCGGGGACCAGCATGGCTATATAAAAACATTGGTTATTCTCCTCTTCCTCGCAGGCGTGTTTTATCTGCCGGGAGGATTTGTCTCAAACATGTGGCAGCTTGTTCTTGTCCGCTTTGCGCTTGGAATAACCATTGGGGGCATCATCCCTGTCCGCATCGCTTATATCCGCCAGGAAGCCCCGGTTGCCATGCAAGGTGAAGTGCTTGGCTACAACACAAGCCTCCGCTTTTTCGGCAACATCATCGGACCGGTCATCGGCGGTTTGGTCTCCGGCTATCTTGGCTTTTCTGCAGTCTTCGTTGTCACAAGCTTACTCCTCATCCTGAGCGGGCTGATTCTGCTCGGAGCGATGAACCGCCATCCCAAGCTTGCGAAGGATTCTTATTAA
- a CDS encoding alanine/glycine:cation symporter family protein, with amino-acid sequence MEAFVNQLNGILWSTPVIYICLAIGLLFTILTRFLQVRHIKDMVMLMFQGKSSESGVSSFQALSIALSGRVGTGNIAGTATAIAMGGPGAVFWMWAMAFIGAATAFIESTLAQIYKEKKDGLYRGGPAFYIEKGIGVKWFAVLFAISALLAMALLMPGIQSNSIALGMENAFGINKSVTGLIIIVLLGLIIFGGVKRIATVAQYVVPFMAVGYILVSLIIIGMNVGELPAVFSLIFRSAFAADSIFGGLVGSAIAWGVKRGIYSNEAGQGTGAHAAAAAEVSHPVKQGLVQAFSIYIDTLLVCSATAFMILFTGMFNTVGTDGKTFLVENLPGVEAGPGYTQAAVESVLPGFGAGFVAVSLFFFAFTTIMAYYYMAETNVTYLIKSKNLKLATLILKFVLLASTFYGAVKTAGLAWALGDAGLGLMVWLNLIAILILAKPALIALKDYEAQKKQGLDPVFNSTKLGIKNAEYWEDGYKVQEEKVS; translated from the coding sequence TTGGAAGCTTTTGTTAATCAGCTAAACGGCATTTTATGGAGTACACCTGTTATTTACATCTGTTTAGCAATAGGGTTGTTATTTACAATCTTAACTCGTTTCCTTCAGGTCAGACATATTAAAGACATGGTTATGCTAATGTTCCAGGGAAAAAGTTCCGAATCGGGCGTTTCTTCATTCCAGGCCTTATCTATTGCTCTTTCTGGCCGTGTAGGAACTGGGAACATAGCCGGTACTGCCACTGCAATTGCAATGGGCGGACCGGGAGCTGTATTCTGGATGTGGGCAATGGCCTTTATCGGAGCGGCTACAGCATTTATAGAGTCAACCCTTGCCCAGATTTATAAAGAAAAGAAAGACGGGCTCTATCGCGGGGGTCCGGCATTTTATATTGAAAAAGGAATAGGGGTTAAATGGTTTGCTGTTCTTTTTGCCATCTCTGCTTTGCTTGCAATGGCATTATTGATGCCTGGCATTCAATCCAACTCTATTGCTTTGGGTATGGAGAACGCATTTGGAATCAATAAAAGTGTTACTGGCCTAATTATAATTGTACTCTTAGGCTTAATTATCTTCGGTGGAGTAAAGCGAATTGCAACAGTTGCCCAATATGTTGTTCCTTTCATGGCTGTAGGATATATCCTGGTATCCCTAATTATTATAGGCATGAATGTCGGTGAATTGCCTGCAGTATTCTCTTTGATATTCCGGAGTGCTTTTGCTGCGGACTCTATCTTTGGCGGTCTCGTAGGAAGTGCGATTGCATGGGGAGTTAAGCGTGGAATTTATTCAAATGAAGCTGGTCAAGGTACCGGTGCTCATGCGGCGGCGGCGGCAGAAGTTTCTCATCCTGTAAAGCAGGGGTTAGTTCAGGCATTTTCTATTTATATTGATACTTTGCTTGTATGTTCCGCAACAGCCTTTATGATTTTATTTACAGGAATGTTTAATACAGTTGGAACTGATGGAAAAACATTTTTAGTAGAAAACCTGCCTGGAGTAGAAGCAGGCCCAGGATATACACAGGCTGCTGTTGAATCAGTACTGCCGGGATTCGGTGCAGGATTTGTTGCTGTATCACTGTTCTTCTTTGCTTTTACAACCATAATGGCTTATTACTACATGGCAGAAACGAATGTTACCTATTTAATTAAAAGTAAAAATCTTAAACTCGCAACTTTGATTCTGAAGTTTGTTTTACTGGCATCCACTTTCTATGGAGCAGTCAAAACAGCTGGTCTTGCATGGGCACTCGGAGATGCGGGTCTTGGTTTAATGGTATGGCTGAATCTCATTGCCATTCTGATTCTTGCGAAACCTGCACTGATTGCGCTTAAAGACTATGAAGCACAGAAAAAGCAGGGACTTGATCCAGTATTTAACTCTACTAAGCTGGGCATCAAAAACGCCGAGTATTGGGAAGATGGCTACAAAGTTCAGGAAGAAAAAGTATCTTAA
- a CDS encoding S8 family serine peptidase produces the protein MKKKRVIGSAVLSAVMGLSVFASGAFGQQFEGNETYRVVIQGPSAEKAKAKSNYGVRWDFGQNGFTTTVNAKQYQALLKNKNLKIDRVEEIKNSPVTAAKPGSGAASVPADGTPWGIEAIYNDSSIQSTSGGNGVKVAVLDTGVNTAHADLAGQAEQCKDFTQRKTPLIDGSCGDKNGHGTHVAGTVLAHGGANGQGVYGVAPDADLWAYKVLNDRGSGYSDDIAGAIKHAADEAVRTGSKVVISMSLGSSSKSTLIADAVDYAYSKGVLVVAAAGNDGPAVNTIGYPGALVNAVAVAALENVQQNGSYRVADFSSRGNPATDGDYLIQERDVELSAPGRAIESTWYDGSYSTISGTSMATPHVSGLAAKIWAQNPSMSHTQLRTELQNRAKQNDILGGTGAAAGDDYASGFGFPRVK, from the coding sequence ATGAAGAAAAAAAGAGTCATTGGGTCAGCAGTACTAAGTGCAGTAATGGGACTATCTGTATTTGCGTCAGGGGCATTCGGTCAGCAGTTTGAGGGCAATGAAACCTATCGGGTCGTCATTCAGGGCCCAAGTGCAGAAAAGGCAAAGGCAAAATCGAACTATGGAGTCCGATGGGATTTTGGCCAGAATGGTTTTACTACTACGGTTAATGCTAAACAGTATCAGGCTCTTTTAAAAAATAAAAACTTAAAGATTGATAGGGTTGAAGAAATTAAGAATTCTCCAGTGACAGCAGCAAAACCTGGATCGGGGGCTGCATCAGTTCCGGCAGACGGTACACCTTGGGGAATTGAGGCCATTTATAATGACAGCTCCATCCAAAGCACTTCAGGCGGAAATGGGGTAAAAGTTGCCGTGCTGGACACAGGGGTAAATACGGCGCATGCTGACCTTGCTGGACAAGCTGAACAGTGTAAAGACTTTACACAAAGAAAGACACCTTTAATTGACGGAAGCTGCGGAGACAAGAACGGACACGGGACACATGTTGCGGGTACTGTACTGGCTCATGGCGGCGCTAACGGACAAGGCGTTTATGGGGTGGCTCCAGACGCAGATCTCTGGGCATATAAGGTGTTAAATGACAGAGGATCAGGGTATTCTGATGATATCGCCGGAGCTATTAAGCATGCGGCCGATGAAGCGGTCCGCACAGGATCTAAAGTGGTCATTTCCATGTCATTAGGTTCAAGCTCTAAGAGCACATTGATTGCAGATGCAGTTGATTATGCCTACAGCAAAGGTGTCCTGGTAGTTGCTGCTGCCGGAAATGATGGTCCTGCCGTTAACACAATCGGCTACCCTGGCGCATTGGTGAATGCTGTTGCAGTAGCCGCTCTGGAAAATGTTCAGCAAAATGGTTCATACCGTGTTGCAGATTTCTCATCAAGGGGCAACCCTGCTACTGATGGCGACTACCTAATCCAGGAGCGTGATGTCGAGCTGTCTGCACCAGGCAGAGCGATTGAATCCACATGGTATGATGGCAGCTACAGCACAATCAGCGGCACATCCATGGCTACTCCTCATGTATCCGGACTGGCTGCTAAGATCTGGGCTCAGAATCCATCCATGAGCCACACCCAGCTTCGCACCGAGCTTCAGAACCGGGCCAAGCAAAATGATATTCTTGGCGGAACAGGAGCTGCAGCTGGTGACGATTATGCGTCGGGCTTTGGCTTCCCGCGTGTAAAGTAA
- a CDS encoding CoA-disulfide reductase — protein MKLLVIGGVAASMSAASKLRRMDEKAEITVYERGKFLSYGACGLPYYISGENDDYRKMIARTQEQFSERNIKTHLQHEVLKVDTNKKEVTVKDLASGKMFTDTYDKLMIGTGTFPIMPPFPGADLENVQVLKTMEDGMALKEISRKSEVKDVVIVGGGYIGIEVVEAMKTLGKNVRVIEMGERILAPFDKEITDIAEKEIRDQGVELNLGEKVESFSGNGKVESVKTDKGTYKADLVLVAAGVKPATKFLEGSGIELAKNGAIIIDREMRTNIEGVYAAGDCAQVYHKVLEENDYIPLGTNANKCGRLAGANIAGSHEKYVGTLGSAAIKIFNMELGRTGLSEGDAKKLGISYTTEFVKAADHPSYYPNQTPIWIKLICEKGTNRILGAHAIGNKGAVLRIDVFAVAIHNNMAAEELGMVDLCYAPPFAGVWDAVHIASNAAKK, from the coding sequence ATGAAACTGCTGGTCATTGGCGGGGTGGCTGCAAGTATGTCAGCCGCATCGAAATTAAGGAGAATGGACGAAAAAGCTGAAATTACCGTCTATGAAAGAGGCAAATTTTTATCTTACGGTGCCTGTGGTCTTCCTTATTATATATCTGGAGAAAATGATGATTACCGGAAAATGATCGCAAGAACACAGGAGCAATTTTCGGAGAGGAACATCAAAACACATCTTCAGCATGAAGTATTAAAAGTGGATACAAACAAGAAGGAAGTAACGGTTAAAGACCTTGCATCTGGAAAAATGTTTACAGATACATATGATAAGCTGATGATCGGAACAGGCACGTTTCCCATCATGCCCCCATTTCCTGGAGCCGATCTTGAGAACGTTCAGGTGCTGAAAACAATGGAAGATGGGATGGCACTAAAAGAAATTTCCCGCAAATCAGAAGTGAAAGATGTTGTCATTGTCGGCGGAGGCTATATTGGAATCGAAGTGGTCGAAGCGATGAAAACCCTCGGCAAAAATGTGCGTGTCATTGAAATGGGCGAGAGAATCCTGGCTCCTTTCGATAAGGAAATAACAGATATCGCTGAAAAAGAAATTCGTGATCAGGGTGTAGAACTGAACCTGGGAGAAAAGGTAGAGAGCTTCAGCGGCAATGGGAAAGTGGAGAGTGTCAAAACAGACAAAGGAACTTATAAAGCCGATTTAGTGCTTGTTGCTGCAGGTGTAAAGCCTGCTACGAAGTTTCTGGAAGGATCGGGTATTGAGCTGGCGAAAAATGGAGCCATCATCATCGATCGTGAAATGCGGACAAATATTGAAGGTGTTTATGCTGCGGGGGACTGCGCCCAGGTTTATCACAAAGTGCTTGAAGAAAATGATTATATTCCGCTGGGAACAAACGCGAATAAATGCGGCCGCCTGGCTGGGGCCAATATAGCCGGCAGCCATGAAAAATATGTGGGAACTCTGGGAAGCGCCGCGATTAAAATTTTTAATATGGAGCTCGGAAGAACGGGACTTTCCGAGGGGGATGCAAAAAAGCTTGGCATCAGCTATACAACTGAATTCGTGAAAGCTGCAGATCATCCGAGCTACTACCCGAATCAGACCCCTATCTGGATCAAGTTGATCTGTGAAAAAGGAACAAACAGAATCCTCGGAGCCCACGCCATCGGCAACAAAGGGGCAGTCCTCCGAATCGATGTATTTGCCGTTGCCATCCATAATAATATGGCAGCAGAAGAACTTGGCATGGTGGATCTCTGTTATGCCCCGCCTTTTGCGGGTGTCTGGGATGCTGTCCATATCGCAAGCAACGCAGCAAAAAAATAG
- the tatC gene encoding twin-arginine translocase subunit TatC translates to MNNEAVNVLQHFEELRKRLMIIAAVFIAFLALSFIFVSDIYQWLVKDLDFKLAVLGPSEILWVYFMLASVVAIAAAIPVAAHQIWLFVSPALTGMEKKVALSYIPALFFLFITGIAFGYFILLPLVLNFLMTLSGDMFTAFFTTEKYFQFVLHLTLPFGFLFELPVVIMFLTSLGILNPYSLQKIRKYAYFVLIVVAILVTPPDFISDILVTLPLLLLYEVSVSLSKIIYNRKQKKHAVMQ, encoded by the coding sequence ATGAATAATGAGGCAGTGAATGTCCTCCAGCATTTTGAAGAGCTCCGGAAGAGGCTTATGATTATAGCAGCTGTCTTCATAGCGTTCTTGGCACTATCCTTTATTTTCGTCAGCGACATTTACCAGTGGCTGGTTAAAGATCTGGACTTTAAATTGGCTGTTCTTGGTCCTTCTGAGATTCTATGGGTCTATTTTATGCTTGCGTCTGTGGTCGCCATTGCAGCCGCCATCCCGGTAGCTGCCCATCAAATTTGGCTGTTCGTCAGCCCGGCGCTTACCGGAATGGAGAAAAAGGTGGCCTTATCCTATATTCCCGCGTTATTTTTCCTGTTCATTACCGGTATAGCATTCGGATATTTCATCCTTTTGCCGCTGGTTCTGAATTTTTTAATGACCTTATCCGGAGATATGTTCACCGCCTTTTTTACAACGGAAAAATACTTTCAATTCGTGCTGCATTTAACACTGCCATTCGGCTTTCTGTTCGAGCTTCCGGTTGTGATTATGTTCCTGACCAGTCTTGGCATCCTCAATCCCTATTCGCTTCAGAAGATAAGGAAGTATGCCTATTTCGTGCTGATTGTGGTGGCCATTTTAGTCACACCGCCTGATTTTATTTCAGATATATTGGTCACATTGCCTCTCCTGCTGCTGTATGAGGTGAGTGTCAGCCTGTCCAAAATCATTTATAACAGAAAGCAGAAAAAGCATGCTGTTATGCAGTAG
- a CDS encoding DUF839 domain-containing protein yields MSELNRRKFLTYVGTGVGALTVASTGLGAMVPKAEAKGVEAASHLFGFQKKISGLNFKPIDPTDKDDLVLPHGYKYDVVAAYGDVINKKGDTFGFNNDFTLYFPIDKDKRGLLWVNHEYSSDLFVHGARPANGKYTAAQIQKMLYNQGGSIIEVYRDKEGTWKMDTDSKYARRITGLTPFQLTGPAKGSKAVGGATNVQGTFANCSGGMTLWGTVLSAEENFESTSKDAGLNDTHYGWIVEIDPFDPNFKPRKHTALGRFNHENAAVGLTNDNRVVVYMGDDKKDACVYKFISKNKYVKSRGKANADLLEEGTLYVANMGSGKWVPLTIENVQTAVKGNADLLNKFQTQADVAVHCHEAALLVGGTPTDRPEDVEISPFDKTVFIAHTNNDKHGNFHGHITRFIEEGDDLGALAFDFEIFAAGGKQSGFSAPDNLTFDSLGNLWTVTDMSSSKLNTGIYTHFANNGMFVIPTIGKNTGEAFQFASAPVEAELTGPSFTPNETTLFLSIQHPGEETEDLNNLTSKWPHRKGDTMPRPGVVAITGFKY; encoded by the coding sequence ATGTCAGAATTGAATCGCCGCAAGTTTTTAACGTATGTAGGTACAGGTGTTGGAGCATTGACTGTAGCTTCGACAGGTTTGGGGGCAATGGTTCCAAAAGCGGAAGCTAAGGGTGTTGAGGCAGCCTCCCATTTATTCGGATTCCAAAAGAAAATCTCTGGTTTAAATTTTAAGCCGATTGACCCGACAGATAAAGACGACCTTGTTTTGCCGCATGGATACAAATACGATGTTGTGGCAGCCTATGGAGATGTCATTAACAAAAAAGGCGATACTTTCGGCTTTAACAATGACTTTACATTATATTTTCCAATTGATAAGGACAAGCGTGGCCTCTTATGGGTGAATCATGAATATTCGAGCGATCTTTTTGTTCATGGTGCAAGGCCGGCAAACGGCAAGTATACAGCAGCGCAAATTCAGAAAATGCTTTACAACCAGGGAGGGTCGATTATCGAGGTATACCGAGATAAAGAAGGTACCTGGAAAATGGACACAGATTCCAAATATGCGCGCCGTATTACAGGCTTGACTCCGTTCCAGCTTACAGGCCCTGCCAAAGGTTCAAAAGCAGTGGGCGGTGCAACGAATGTACAGGGGACTTTTGCCAATTGTTCTGGCGGCATGACATTGTGGGGCACGGTTTTATCAGCTGAGGAGAATTTTGAATCTACATCAAAGGATGCAGGATTAAATGATACACATTATGGCTGGATTGTGGAGATCGATCCATTTGATCCTAATTTCAAGCCGCGCAAGCACACCGCCCTTGGTCGCTTCAACCATGAAAATGCAGCAGTCGGCCTGACCAATGACAATCGGGTTGTGGTTTATATGGGCGATGATAAGAAAGATGCATGCGTGTATAAATTCATCAGCAAAAATAAATATGTAAAGTCCCGCGGGAAAGCCAACGCAGACCTTCTTGAAGAAGGGACACTTTATGTGGCTAATATGGGCAGCGGAAAATGGGTGCCATTAACTATCGAAAATGTGCAGACAGCCGTCAAGGGGAATGCAGATCTTTTAAATAAATTCCAAACACAGGCCGATGTGGCTGTTCACTGCCATGAAGCAGCTTTGCTTGTTGGAGGAACACCTACTGACCGTCCAGAAGATGTGGAAATCAGCCCGTTCGATAAAACGGTATTCATTGCCCACACAAACAATGATAAACATGGCAACTTCCACGGTCATATTACTAGATTTATCGAAGAGGGAGATGACCTGGGGGCACTGGCTTTTGATTTTGAAATCTTCGCAGCCGGAGGAAAACAGAGCGGCTTTAGTGCACCTGATAATCTGACTTTCGATAGCCTTGGCAATCTCTGGACTGTAACAGATATGTCATCAAGCAAACTGAATACAGGAATCTACACGCATTTTGCCAACAATGGCATGTTCGTCATCCCGACAATCGGAAAAAATACAGGAGAAGCCTTTCAGTTTGCCTCAGCTCCTGTTGAAGCAGAACTAACTGGACCATCCTTTACACCAAACGAAACAACCCTGTTCCTGTCCATTCAGCATCCGGGAGAAGAGACGGAAGACCTGAACAATCTGACAAGCAAATGGCCGCACCGCAAGGGAGACACCATGCCGCGTCCGGGTGTTGTGGCGATTACAGGCTTCAAATACTAG